In one window of Janthinobacterium sp. 1_2014MBL_MicDiv DNA:
- the dut gene encoding dUTP diphosphatase, whose protein sequence is MKNIDIKILDARMKEQLPAYATPGSAGLDLRACIDAPITIEAGQTVLIPTGLAIHIGDPSYAAMILPRSGMGHKNGIVLGNLVGLIDSDYQGQLMVSTWNRGQSAFTLNPMERLAQLIIVPVLQVGFNVVEEFGDSERGVGGFGSTGKH, encoded by the coding sequence ATGAAAAATATCGACATCAAAATCCTCGACGCCCGCATGAAGGAACAATTGCCGGCCTACGCCACCCCGGGCAGCGCGGGCCTCGACCTGCGCGCCTGCATCGACGCACCCATCACCATCGAAGCCGGCCAGACCGTGCTCATCCCCACCGGCCTGGCGATCCACATCGGCGACCCCTCGTATGCGGCCATGATCCTGCCGCGCAGCGGCATGGGCCACAAGAACGGCATCGTGCTGGGGAATCTGGTAGGCTTGATCGACTCCGATTACCAGGGCCAGCTGATGGTATCGACCTGGAACCGGGGCCAGAGCGCATTCACGCTCAATCCCATGGAGCGCCTGGCGCAGCTGATTATCGTGCCGGTGCTGCAAGTGGGCTTTAACGTCGTCGAGGAATTCGGCGACAGCGAACGCGGTGTTGGCGGTTTCGGCAGCACCGGCAAACATTAA
- the coaBC gene encoding bifunctional phosphopantothenoylcysteine decarboxylase/phosphopantothenate--cysteine ligase CoaBC has translation MELSGKKIVLGLSGGVACYKAAELCRALTKAGASVQVVMTDAASHFITAVTMQALSGHPVHTSQWDARIDNNMAHIDLTRHADAILIAPCSADFMRKLAHGVCDDLLSTLCLARPAHLPLLVAPAMNVEMWQNPATQRNVQQLRDDGIAIFGPAAGEQACGEVGLGRMLEPEQLLTELIAAFQPKVLAGKRVLVTAGPTFEAIDPVRGITNLSSGKMGYAVARAAREAGAEVLLISGPTALDAPFGVRRINVQSAQQMHDAVLAHVDGQHVFVAVAAVADWRVVNASEQKMKKQADGSVPELQFAQNPDILATVAARTNLAGYPYCVGFAAESENLVEFGSTKREKKGIPLLVGNIGQNTFGQDDNTIILFDEDGHTVLPRASKLNLARQLISEISKRIARNSLLK, from the coding sequence ATGGAATTGTCCGGCAAAAAAATCGTCCTGGGCCTCTCGGGCGGCGTCGCCTGCTACAAGGCGGCGGAACTGTGCCGCGCCCTGACCAAGGCGGGTGCCTCGGTGCAGGTGGTGATGACGGATGCGGCCAGCCACTTCATCACGGCCGTGACGATGCAGGCGCTGTCCGGCCACCCCGTGCACACGAGCCAGTGGGATGCGCGCATCGACAACAACATGGCGCATATCGACTTGACGCGCCATGCGGACGCGATCCTGATCGCGCCGTGTTCGGCCGACTTCATGCGCAAGCTCGCCCATGGCGTGTGCGACGACCTGCTGTCGACCCTGTGCCTGGCCCGCCCGGCCCACCTGCCCCTGCTGGTGGCGCCGGCCATGAATGTGGAAATGTGGCAGAACCCCGCCACGCAGCGCAATGTGCAGCAGCTGCGCGACGACGGCATCGCCATCTTCGGCCCCGCCGCCGGCGAACAGGCTTGCGGCGAAGTGGGCCTGGGCCGCATGCTGGAACCGGAACAGCTCCTGACGGAGCTGATCGCCGCCTTCCAGCCGAAGGTCCTGGCGGGCAAGCGCGTGCTGGTCACGGCCGGCCCCACCTTCGAAGCCATCGACCCCGTGCGCGGCATCACCAATCTGTCCTCGGGCAAGATGGGCTATGCGGTGGCGCGCGCGGCGCGCGAAGCGGGCGCCGAAGTGCTGCTCATTTCCGGCCCGACGGCCCTCGATGCGCCGTTTGGCGTGCGCCGCATCAATGTGCAAAGCGCGCAGCAGATGCATGATGCGGTGCTGGCCCACGTCGATGGCCAGCATGTCTTCGTCGCCGTCGCCGCCGTCGCCGACTGGCGTGTCGTCAACGCCAGCGAGCAGAAGATGAAAAAACAGGCCGACGGCTCCGTGCCGGAACTGCAGTTCGCGCAAAATCCCGACATCCTCGCCACCGTGGCGGCGCGCACCAACCTGGCAGGCTATCCGTACTGCGTGGGCTTTGCCGCCGAATCGGAAAACCTGGTGGAATTCGGTTCGACCAAGCGCGAGAAAAAGGGCATCCCCCTATTGGTCGGCAATATCGGCCAGAACACCTTTGGCCAGGACGACAACACCATCATCCTCTTCGACGAGGACGGCCATACCGTGCTGCCGCGCGCCTCGAAACTGAACCTGGCACGCCAGCTGATTTCGGAAATTTCCAAGCGCATCGCCAGGAATTCGCTGCTCAAATAA
- the lspA gene encoding signal peptidase II, producing MATKNRFSSKSSSSSSLVPWLGIAAIVILFDQITKITILKTFRYAQEMVITSYFNLVLAYNKGAAFSFLSDQGGWQRYFFTGIALAAAIYIIYLLKKHAGQRMFCWALALILGGALGNAIDRLMYGHVVDFLDFHWKSWGHFPAFNIADSAICIGAALFVIDELRRVNK from the coding sequence ATGGCCACTAAAAACCGTTTTTCATCGAAATCGTCATCCTCGTCGTCGCTGGTGCCATGGTTGGGTATCGCCGCCATCGTCATCCTGTTCGACCAGATCACCAAGATCACGATCCTGAAGACCTTCCGCTATGCGCAGGAAATGGTCATCACCTCGTATTTCAACCTTGTGCTCGCGTATAACAAGGGCGCCGCGTTCAGCTTCCTGTCCGACCAGGGCGGCTGGCAGCGCTATTTCTTCACCGGCATCGCCCTGGCGGCGGCCATCTACATCATCTACCTGCTGAAAAAGCACGCCGGCCAGCGCATGTTCTGCTGGGCCCTGGCGCTGATACTCGGCGGCGCGCTGGGCAATGCCATCGACCGCCTGATGTACGGCCACGTGGTCGATTTCCTCGACTTCCACTGGAAAAGCTGGGGCCATTTCCCCGCCTTCAATATCGCCGACAGCGCCATCTGCATCGGCGCGGCCCTGTTCGTCATCGATGAACTGCGCCGCGTGAACAAGTAA